TGCGCCTTGGAGGCGTTCCAGTTGGCGGTAATGAGCGGAGAGGAGCAGAGATACCAGCCGTCCTTGAAATTGTAATTGAAGAAGGGTTGCAGGGTCATCTGGCTCACGTTCTTCCTGTCCGGGTCCCCGGCGACGGACCAGACATTGTTGAACAGCGCCCCGGCCACGACCTTCTTGCCCGAGTACAAGGCCACGGCTGCCGGGCCGAGGCTCCATTTGCCCGTACCCAGCAGCCTGGGGTCGGTGGCCGAGGGCAGCACCACCGCCGGTCCCACGCCCCAGAGGAATCCTTCGGACTTGGCCGGCGAGAAAAAGGCCGTGAAAGTGATGTCGCCCAGGCCGAATTCGTCGCCGGCCGGGGGAGTGGACCTGAAGAGCGCGTGCCCCGGGTTGATTCCCAGGGCCTCCAGCCTGCGCGGCGAGATGCGCTGCGTTTTCCCGTTGTACAGCTTGGGCATGTAGATGAACGGGGCGATGGTGCGGGTGATCAGGTTCCAGTCGTCGGTGATCGAGAAGGGAATGACCGGTTGGAGGTTCAGGACGTACTGGGTTTGCCGCAACGGGCCGGTGTTGAAGTTGAAATTGTTCTGAAACGGCACGCTGATCAGCTTGGCCACAGGATTCTGCGCCTCCTTGGCCAACTTTTCGGTCTCGCCCGCGACGTTGGGTTTCAGGGTGGGTGCGGCCGGATTTTCCCCCTTCTCTGCGGCCTGGAGCGTGGCCGACAGGCCGAGCACCATCACGAACACAACGGATATCAGCATGATCCAAGGATTTCGTGACATGAACCACCCGCTCTAATGTTGAACTTTAAGATGCAACTTGGTGCGTGCCATGCCTCTGCGCAATCAGTATGCAGTCACTTGCCGTATTTCCTGTGGCAGTATTGTTCGCAAAGATCAGCCGCTCCACCAATGGTTGCACAGCAACCTCGTGGTTCGTGTTGGCTGTATTCCTGCAGCTGCAAACTGTTACATGCCTTGGTGCTTCGGTCGCATTGGCGTATTTACCCGTCAAAGTGCTCTGGATATCGCTGCAAATGCTCTGGTCATTGCCGCAGTTGCGCCGCCCGCTCACAGGGGGAGCATCACGTCGCACCCAGCAGCAAGGATCAACCCGGTTCAGAACGTGAACGCCACACCGAGGATCGGCCCGTTCAGCGTGGCGTCGAACTTGAAGTAGTCCCTGCCGCTCCCCTCCGAATGGTTCACGCCCACGGCCCGGTATCCCAGAAGGGCGGTGCCGTGCTCCCAGAACGAGTAGCCCAGCATGGCCATGGCGTCCCAGGTGATGGCGGAGCTTATGCCGAAACCGCCGACGCCGCCGCGTACGTCGAAGGTCCACTTGTCGGTCATGTGAAACAGCACCCGCGCGCCGACGGTGGGGTCCACCCACCCTTTCTGCTTGAACTCGGAGCGGCTGTTCAGGAAGGATTCGGTCTTGATTTTCACGCCAAGGTTCCAGATGCGCGCCCCGGCCAGCAGGTCGAGGCTGGTGGGGCAACCGCCGTCCTTGCCGAGGGAGGCGGTTCCGACCCGGTAGAACGCCGCGACGTCCGAAAGGAACAGTCCCATCTGCCCGTCGAGGGACGTCTTCTTGCCCGACGCCTGGTCGCCCAGCAGGGCGTAGTTGATTTCGCCCAGGATGCCGAAGGTGTCCCGGTAGACCATGTCCGCGTGGAGCATGGCGCCTATATTCAGGTATTTCGACAGGTCGGCGAAGCTTGCGTCGACGTGCACCTGCGCGCCGCGAACGCCCACGGTGCCGGACATGCCGATCAGCCAGGCGTAGGGAGCCAGCGTGAACTTGAAGTCCCCTTCGGAGGATGCGGTCTGGGCGGACGCCGGGCCTGCCATAAGCAGAACGAACAGGGTTAATGCGGCGGTGGATGCCGTGAGCGTATGAAACAGCGACCTCATCGAAAACCATACGCCGCATTTGCGGATTGATGCGCAGGACATCGAGAGCAGGCCCTGTGCGGGAGGAGTCCTCATGGTTTGCCTCGCGGATTGCAGTGTGGCTGTTGAACGGCTTTAGGGCCGGGGTATGCGAAACGCCGATAGGGGCCGCGCCCCGGCCGGTCCCCGTGGGAGCCGGCCGGAAGCGTGGGGCATCCTACTCGCTGGCCTTGTTGTTGCGCTGTGCCGCAGCGAGTTTCTTTTTGTCCTCCGGCGACAGCTTGGGCCTGTCGATGGTCAGGGTGATCTTGTTGATCGTGCCGGTGAACGGGAACGGCGGCTGGTAGTCCGCGTCGTTCACCCCGGTCAGGGTGTCCGAGCCGACATCCAGAGACTCGTCCCATTGCAGGATGAACGGCAGCGTGCGCTCCATCTGCTGCGTGGCCACGGCAGTGCCGTCCACCTTGAGCACGCCCGTGCCGCCGCGCCCGATGCCGGAGAAGTTGTTGAAGGCCAGAGTGCCCATGCCGAGCCCGTCATACTTGAAGTCGAATTCGAGCACGTGCTTGCCGGGCGTGAGTTCCGGGCCTTCCCACTTCACGCGCTTGAGATCGACCAGGTTCCACAGGAACACCGGCTTGTTCTTGAGCAGATAGAAGCCGTACCCCGCGAAGCGGCCGCCCTGGGTGATCAGCATGCCCTCGGCCCCGCCCTGGGGGATGTCCACCTCGGCCTTGAAGTTGTAGGAGGCGTTGAGAATGGACGGGGCGTCACCGTTGGGCGTGCCGGTCAGCGGCCTCGTCCAGGTGAACACGCTGCGTCCTTCGGTGATGCTCGGCCTAGGGGTGATCGCCCGGGTCACCATCGATGTATCCAGCGGCAGCACCTGGTACTTCTTGGCCTCCTGCATGAACAAGGCCTGCATCTGCTTCAACTTCTCGGGATACTTGGCGGCAACGTCGGTACATTGCGTCCAGTCGGTATTGAGATTGTAGAGTTCCCAGGGGAAGGTCATCGGGTCCGTCGGGACAGCGGCCACGTCCCAGGGTGGGCGCATGACCTTGGTGCTGGCCATCCAGCCCTCATGATAGAGGGCACGGTCGCCCATCATCTCGAAATACTGTGTCTTATGAGTCGAGGGGGCCTTGGCGTTCCTGGCGTCGAAGGTGTAGGCCATGCTCACGCCTTCGATGGGGCTTTGCTTGATGCCGTCCACCATCTTGGGCTGTTTGATCCGCGTCGCTTCGAGGATGGTCGGCACGATATCGATCACGTGGTGGAACTGATGGCGCAGGCCGCCCTTGTCCTTGATCACCTTGGGCCAGGAGATGGCCATGCCTTGCCGGACGCCGCCAAGGTGGGAGGCGATCTGCTTGGTCCAGGGGAAGGGCGTGTCGAAGGCCCAGGCCCAGGGCACCGCCATATGGTTGTAGGTTTTGTCAGTGCCCCAGGCCTCGTAGAAGTACTTGAGCTGGTCCGCGACCGGGACATCGACCCCGTTGAACATGGCCACTTCGTTGGGCGTTCCGCTCAGTGTGCCTTCGGAACTGGTGCCGTTGTCGCCGTTTATGTAGATGATCAGGGTGTTGTCGAGCTTGCCCAGATCCTCCACCGCCTGGATCACCCGGCCGATTTCGTGGTCGGTGTAGGCCACGTACGCGGCGAAGACATCCACCTGGCGGATGAACAGCTTCTTCTCATCGTCGGAGAGGGCGTCCCACTTCTTGAGCAGGTCGTCCGGCCAGGGCGACAGCTTGGCATTGGCCGGGATGACTCCGAGCTTCTTCTGATTCTCGAATATCTGCTCGCGCAGGGCGTTCCAGCCCTTGTCGAACAGGTGCAGCTTGCTGATCTTGTCGATCCATTCCGGGGTGGGGTGGTGCGGGGCGTGGGTGCCGCCGGGCACGTAGTAGATGAAGAAGGGCTGGTCCGGGGCCAGGGCGTTGATGCGGTTCATGTAGTCGATGGCGTCGTCGGCCATGGCCGTGGTCAGGTTCCAGCCCGGTTTGCCCTGGAACGGATAGATCTGGGTGGTGTTGCGGAACAGGTTGGGCTCCCACTGGTTGGCGTCGCCGCCCACGAACCCGTAGAAATACTCGAAGCCCATGCCGATGGGCCACTGGTCGAAGGGGCCGTCCTGGCTGGCCTGGAAGGCCGGGGTGTTGTGGTCCTTGCCGAACCAGGATGTGCGGTAGCCGTTGTCCTTGAGAATGCGGCCGATGGTGGCCTTGTCGCGCTCGATGATGCTGTCATAGCCGGGAAAGCCGGTGGCCTGCTCGGCAACCACGCCGAAACCGACCGAGTGGTGGTTGCGTCCGGTGATCAGCGCGGCGCGCGTCGGGGAGCACAGGGCCGTGGAGTGGAAATTGGTGTAGCGCAGGCCCTGGGAGGCGATGCGGTCCAGGGCGGGCGTCGGGATCACGCCGCCGAAGGTGCTGGGCACGCCGAAGCCCGAGTCGTCGGTCATGATCAGCAGCACGTTGGGCGCGCCCTTGGGGGGGACGACGCGCGGCGACCAATACGGCTTGGATTTGGGCGCGGTTTCAGCAATTTTTCCGCCGAATTTCTGCGGCGGGGCCGGAAGCTGGTCCCCCTGGATGGTCATGGTGCCGCTGGGCGATCCCGGCGTGCCGTAGACCACCTGGCCCAGCGCGGTTTTTCCGAGCGTTGGAGCAACGAGGAAAAGAGCCAGAGCGAATGCCATAAGCCGGTGCATGACGACCTCCTTTGGCGCAAACTTGGCACTACGATCGAAAAATCAGGGAGAAGGGGCGGTGAGAATATCCGGAATGAGAATTGAAGAATGCCGGAAATCCGCCTGGTTGAACGAGCCGTGCGTCAATATATGGCGCGCATTATGCGTATGCAGAATAAATAGGGCAAAGGCCAGCTAAAAATGAAAGCAGGTCGGACAGCAAATCTGACATATTGTGATCACGGGTAAAAACGTGTCCTCGCGCCGATGTTGCAGGCCTGCGCCCACGGTTGTTTCAAACCCCGTTGACAGTCCCTTGTATCGTGAATAATGCTCATTTGAGCAAAACAAGGAGCGACGATGCCCCGGCCAAGACTCTGCCGCAAGGTCTCGGCAACCCCGAAGTCCACCTACTTCAAGCCCCGTGGCGTTCCCTTGGGCGACCTGGGCGAGACGCGCCTCAGCGTGGAAGGGCTCGAAGCCCTGAAGCTTTCCGACCT
The DNA window shown above is from Fundidesulfovibrio terrae and carries:
- a CDS encoding arylsulfatase yields the protein MHRLMAFALALFLVAPTLGKTALGQVVYGTPGSPSGTMTIQGDQLPAPPQKFGGKIAETAPKSKPYWSPRVVPPKGAPNVLLIMTDDSGFGVPSTFGGVIPTPALDRIASQGLRYTNFHSTALCSPTRAALITGRNHHSVGFGVVAEQATGFPGYDSIIERDKATIGRILKDNGYRTSWFGKDHNTPAFQASQDGPFDQWPIGMGFEYFYGFVGGDANQWEPNLFRNTTQIYPFQGKPGWNLTTAMADDAIDYMNRINALAPDQPFFIYYVPGGTHAPHHPTPEWIDKISKLHLFDKGWNALREQIFENQKKLGVIPANAKLSPWPDDLLKKWDALSDDEKKLFIRQVDVFAAYVAYTDHEIGRVIQAVEDLGKLDNTLIIYINGDNGTSSEGTLSGTPNEVAMFNGVDVPVADQLKYFYEAWGTDKTYNHMAVPWAWAFDTPFPWTKQIASHLGGVRQGMAISWPKVIKDKGGLRHQFHHVIDIVPTILEATRIKQPKMVDGIKQSPIEGVSMAYTFDARNAKAPSTHKTQYFEMMGDRALYHEGWMASTKVMRPPWDVAAVPTDPMTFPWELYNLNTDWTQCTDVAAKYPEKLKQMQALFMQEAKKYQVLPLDTSMVTRAITPRPSITEGRSVFTWTRPLTGTPNGDAPSILNASYNFKAEVDIPQGGAEGMLITQGGRFAGYGFYLLKNKPVFLWNLVDLKRVKWEGPELTPGKHVLEFDFKYDGLGMGTLAFNNFSGIGRGGTGVLKVDGTAVATQQMERTLPFILQWDESLDVGSDTLTGVNDADYQPPFPFTGTINKITLTIDRPKLSPEDKKKLAAAQRNNKASE